In Campylobacter vicugnae, a genomic segment contains:
- a CDS encoding TIGR02757 family protein, translated as MNKLKLALDDELSKANTISGLYSAADPLQIATKYKTDPFITLVCALFAYGNARAIVKFLSGLEFDILNLQEQQISGIVKGNGWLYRFQNPTDVEQIFITIARAKRELDLESIIVNKMQDGKIIYGINALIKSIYKLNNYRSSGYEFFWGREFENEPKSPYKRYNMWLRWMVRDSDIDLGLFKNISKSSLILPLDTHTHKVAQAIGLCSRKSYDYKAAKQITDNLALFDSNDPIKYDFALYRIGQSGNLQKFLERIKG; from the coding sequence ATGAATAAATTAAAGCTTGCCTTAGATGATGAGTTGTCTAAGGCAAATACAATAAGTGGCCTATATAGTGCTGCTGATCCATTGCAAATTGCAACAAAATATAAAACAGATCCATTTATTACGCTTGTTTGTGCGCTTTTTGCCTATGGTAATGCTAGGGCGATTGTGAAGTTTTTATCTGGATTGGAATTTGATATTTTAAATTTGCAAGAGCAGCAAATAAGTGGTATTGTAAAAGGCAATGGTTGGTTATATAGATTTCAAAATCCTACGGATGTAGAGCAGATTTTTATTACCATAGCTAGGGCCAAGCGTGAGTTAGATTTAGAATCTATAATTGTTAATAAAATGCAAGATGGCAAGATAATATACGGGATAAACGCACTTATTAAATCAATATATAAGTTAAATAATTACCGCTCAAGTGGATATGAGTTTTTTTGGGGTAGAGAATTTGAAAATGAGCCAAAAAGCCCTTATAAACGCTATAATATGTGGCTTAGATGGATGGTAAGAGATAGCGATATCGATCTAGGATTGTTTAAAAATATTAGTAAATCAAGCTTAATTTTGCCGCTTGATACTCACACTCACAAGGTGGCTCAAGCAATTGGTCTATGCAGCCGCAAAAGCTATGACTATAAAGCAGCCAAACAGATTACTGATAATTTAGCTCTATTTGATTCAAATGATCCAATTAAGTATGATTTTGCCCTATATCGCATAGGTCAAAGCGGTAATTTACAAAAATTTTTAGAACGCATAAAAGGGTAA
- the serS gene encoding serine--tRNA ligase has translation MINLKLIETNYDEFNAKLKAKKVDDGVLASLLEAYNSLKAKKLELENIQAIQNAKSKELGIKARNKEDVSELKAQLEINKKELQTLSNIVNELELNLEKIAKSVPNIIDDDVPLGKDEDDNVCILSVLNPREFDFTPKEHHELGEALGWLDFSTGAKISGSRFTVLRGDGARLSRALVNFMIDFNISRGFELVNVPFLVNSNTLYGTGQLPKFADDLYKVDGEDLYLIPTSEVPVTNIYNDEIIPASKLPIKMTCYSSCFRQEAGSAGRDTRGMIRQHQFEKVELVAITKADQSDAMLDEMVSCASDMLTALGLPHRHMMLCSGDLGFSAAKTIDLEVWLPGQGKYREISSISNTRDFQARRAKIRYKDDKKNNLAHTLNGSSLAVGRTLIAIMENYQNSDGTITIPEVLKKYF, from the coding sequence ATGATAAACTTAAAATTAATAGAGACAAATTATGATGAATTTAATGCTAAATTAAAGGCTAAAAAGGTTGATGATGGAGTATTAGCTAGCCTTTTAGAAGCTTATAACTCACTTAAAGCTAAAAAGCTTGAGCTTGAAAATATTCAAGCTATCCAAAACGCTAAAAGCAAAGAATTAGGCATAAAAGCTAGAAATAAAGAAGATGTAAGCGAACTAAAAGCCCAGCTAGAGATAAATAAAAAAGAGCTTCAAACTCTATCAAATATAGTCAATGAGCTAGAGTTAAATTTAGAAAAAATTGCTAAAAGTGTGCCAAACATCATAGACGATGATGTCCCACTAGGCAAAGATGAAGATGATAATGTATGTATTTTAAGCGTTTTAAATCCTCGTGAATTTGATTTTACTCCCAAAGAGCATCATGAGCTTGGAGAAGCACTTGGATGGCTAGATTTTAGCACTGGAGCTAAGATCTCTGGAAGTAGATTTACAGTACTTAGAGGCGATGGGGCTAGATTATCAAGAGCGCTTGTAAATTTTATGATTGATTTTAATATTAGTCGTGGATTTGAGCTAGTTAATGTGCCATTTTTAGTCAATTCTAATACACTATATGGCACTGGGCAGCTACCTAAATTTGCTGATGATTTATATAAGGTAGATGGTGAAGATCTCTACTTAATCCCTACAAGTGAAGTGCCAGTAACTAATATATATAACGATGAGATAATTCCAGCTAGCAAATTACCTATTAAAATGACATGCTACTCATCATGCTTTAGACAAGAAGCAGGTAGTGCTGGGCGAGATACTAGAGGGATGATTAGACAGCATCAATTTGAAAAGGTTGAGCTAGTAGCTATTACCAAAGCTGATCAAAGCGACGCAATGCTAGATGAGATGGTAAGCTGTGCTAGTGATATGCTAACTGCTCTTGGCTTACCACATCGCCATATGATGTTATGTAGTGGGGATTTAGGATTTAGTGCTGCTAAGACAATAGATCTAGAGGTATGGCTACCAGGTCAAGGAAAATATAGAGAGATTAGCTCTATTTCAAATACTCGTGATTTCCAAGCTAGACGAGCAAAAATCAGATATAAAGATGATAAGAAAAATAATCTAGCTCACACTCTAAATGGCTCTAGTTTAGCAGTAGGTAGAACGCTAATTGCTATAATGGAAAATTACCAAAATAGCGATGGTACAATCACTATACCAGAAGTGTTAAAAAAATATTTCTAA
- a CDS encoding flagellar biosynthesis anti-sigma factor FlgM: MIGSIKASTIYNSIVTPKNEDKKNEQVTQTQSSSNNTRIKELAAMIENGEYKVDINVLSKKIADSLI, encoded by the coding sequence ATGATAGGTTCTATAAAAGCAAGCACTATATATAACAGCATAGTAACGCCAAAAAACGAAGATAAAAAAAACGAACAAGTAACGCAAACTCAAAGTAGTAGTAACAATACTAGAATAAAAGAGTTGGCTGCGATGATTGAAAATGGAGAGTATAAGGTAGATATAAATGTCTTGTCTAAAAAGATCGCAGACTCTTTAATCTAA
- a CDS encoding tetratricopeptide repeat protein: MADELKELEQEQQEVVILEKDMDIDEDIIPIESPEDNQAPITPQQEETLEEPEEISHKPKFKFDKKLIMLIGSGLFCIILLIILAIMAFTSKDEEPEPILPTQANPIIPPTITQKFQSSKIDSMLIKANKLYESGNKIEALKLYENIAVYNESLSKYNLGVSKMNQGLYKEAIETFKEAIANNENITVSAINIAVCALEIKDEELFKYYIDLANAFINRDSDVNLYEFYNALVNYYRGFYIEALHTLDLSDSKYYTSQKEYLKSKILSYLHEDKEAIRAIKAVEDYDINLPLGLLHARLGEYKEAKQYLNKALVDEKNAPSTYLAISLIDIKTGEFASAATTLKMLNDYNSTFVKDTYPIKTILNPELFDINLAQQNYDMNIFFDQNSLYQILFYFTPYKAFDPKQTIEYIRKGGLSLFVDENSVASEYLQTSGIVSKANVMLSNAILKALNNQLREANSDFLEIIKLYPNHSILQFNLALTFAQLGDFAQAYKHFVTSYHLDTSNYIAGAYAIMTAKMIGKDAKRLTNEILDSMGLDSNLDQDNIYKAMIQLTQGNESALNGWLDKNKNDTVLDTVFNIITAYITNRSEVIIPATDILNQKLPNDVLVNIIYSAIRFDSQNIKNYAKDIQTKFLTTKLDKGVLYGGATIIRIQYIKLLQIAGLLHKERENIVSDLKVSTQNTKDILYTLAYLDLFTGHYEEAYTIYNELINNENIDDANTLFLASVASIGANHPDSAIGYLELSKLTNPTYAESRLALGLLYQEVGNIDAAITQYNGLGNSGYRSKFFTFRLE; encoded by the coding sequence GTGGCAGATGAGTTAAAAGAGCTAGAACAAGAACAACAAGAAGTAGTAATATTAGAAAAAGATATGGATATTGATGAAGATATCATTCCTATTGAATCTCCAGAAGATAATCAAGCTCCAATAACGCCACAACAAGAAGAGACTTTAGAAGAACCAGAAGAGATATCGCATAAACCAAAATTTAAATTTGATAAAAAGCTAATAATGCTTATAGGTTCTGGATTGTTTTGTATAATTTTACTAATTATTCTTGCTATTATGGCTTTTACTTCTAAAGATGAAGAGCCTGAGCCTATCTTGCCAACTCAAGCTAATCCTATAATACCGCCAACTATTACACAAAAGTTTCAAAGCTCTAAGATAGATAGTATGCTAATTAAAGCTAATAAATTATATGAAAGCGGCAACAAGATAGAAGCTCTAAAATTATATGAGAATATCGCTGTATATAATGAATCTTTATCAAAGTACAACTTAGGTGTATCTAAGATGAATCAAGGATTATATAAAGAAGCGATTGAGACATTTAAAGAGGCGATTGCAAATAATGAAAATATCACAGTAAGCGCAATAAATATTGCCGTTTGCGCTCTAGAGATTAAAGATGAAGAGCTATTTAAATACTATATTGATTTAGCAAATGCCTTTATAAATAGAGATAGTGATGTAAATTTATATGAGTTTTATAATGCACTTGTAAATTATTATAGAGGTTTTTATATAGAAGCTTTACATACTTTAGATTTATCAGATTCTAAGTATTATACCAGCCAAAAAGAGTACCTAAAATCAAAAATTCTAAGCTATCTACACGAAGATAAAGAGGCAATTAGAGCAATTAAAGCCGTAGAAGATTATGATATTAATCTACCTCTTGGGCTTTTACACGCACGACTTGGCGAATACAAAGAGGCCAAACAGTATCTAAATAAAGCATTAGTAGATGAAAAAAATGCCCCATCAACATATCTTGCAATCTCATTAATTGATATTAAAACTGGAGAATTTGCCTCAGCTGCTACAACCTTAAAAATGCTAAATGACTACAACTCTACATTTGTCAAAGATACTTATCCTATAAAAACTATATTAAATCCAGAACTATTTGATATAAACTTAGCCCAACAAAACTATGATATGAATATATTTTTTGATCAAAATAGCCTATATCAAATTCTATTTTACTTCACACCTTATAAGGCCTTTGATCCTAAACAGACTATAGAGTATATTAGAAAGGGTGGTTTAAGTCTATTTGTAGATGAAAATAGCGTAGCAAGTGAGTATCTACAAACTAGCGGTATAGTATCTAAAGCAAATGTAATGCTCTCTAATGCTATCTTAAAAGCACTAAATAATCAACTAAGAGAGGCAAATAGCGACTTTTTAGAGATTATAAAGCTATATCCAAACCACTCTATATTGCAGTTTAATCTAGCTCTTACCTTTGCTCAACTTGGAGATTTTGCTCAAGCTTATAAGCATTTTGTAACTAGCTATCACCTTGATACATCTAATTATATAGCTGGAGCTTATGCTATAATGACTGCTAAAATGATAGGCAAAGATGCAAAACGCCTAACAAATGAGATCTTAGATAGTATGGGATTAGACTCAAATTTAGATCAAGATAATATCTATAAAGCGATGATTCAACTCACTCAAGGTAATGAGAGCGCACTAAATGGCTGGCTAGATAAAAACAAAAATGATACTGTTTTAGATACTGTATTTAATATAATAACTGCATATATCACAAATAGAAGCGAAGTTATAATTCCAGCTACTGATATACTCAATCAAAAGCTACCAAATGATGTACTAGTCAATATCATATACTCAGCCATACGCTTTGATTCTCAAAATATCAAAAATTACGCCAAAGATATTCAGACGAAATTTCTTACAACCAAACTTGATAAAGGTGTTTTATATGGGGGTGCTACTATTATTAGAATTCAATATATCAAGCTTTTACAAATCGCTGGCTTATTGCATAAAGAGCGTGAAAACATAGTATCTGATCTAAAAGTCTCAACACAAAATACCAAAGATATATTATATACTTTAGCCTATTTAGATCTATTTACAGGCCATTATGAAGAGGCATATACTATTTATAACGAGCTTATAAATAACGAAAATATAGATGATGCAAATACCCTATTTTTAGCTAGTGTAGCAAGTATCGGTGCAAATCATCCAGATAGCGCCATAGGTTATTTAGAGCTATCTAAGCTTACTAATCCAACTTATGCAGAGTCTAGATTGGCGCTTGGATTATTATATCAAGAAGTTGGAAATATAGACGCAGCTATCACCCAGTATAATGGACTAGGTAATAGTGGGTATAGGAGTAAATTTTTTACCTTTAGACTAGAGTAG
- the trpS gene encoding tryptophan--tRNA ligase, translating to MRTLTGLQPSGKLHLGNYFASIKPMIEKQNNSNDEMFIFVANYHAMTSLSDAKSLKANTLEAAAAFLSLGIDPQRSTFWVQSDIKDVLELYWILSQLTPMGLVERAHAYKDKVAKGLEAHHGLFSYPVLMAADILLFNAQKVPVGKDQIQHVEIARDLALKFNNAYGEIFTLPQAQVAQNVATVPGTDGAKMSKSYKNTIDIFSDAKTLKKQCSSIVTNSTPLEEPKDWQNCNIYAIAKLFLNEQEQANLQDRYSKGGEGYGHFKMYLNELTWNYFAPAREKFQYYMNNQNEIIDILHHGAKKAKKTSDEIMAKVRDAVGIY from the coding sequence TTGAGAACTCTAACAGGACTTCAACCCTCAGGCAAACTTCATCTAGGCAACTACTTTGCTAGCATTAAACCTATGATTGAAAAACAAAATAATAGCAATGATGAGATGTTTATATTTGTAGCTAATTACCACGCAATGACATCTCTAAGCGATGCAAAAAGCCTAAAAGCCAATACATTAGAAGCTGCGGCTGCCTTTTTATCTTTAGGGATAGATCCACAGCGTTCTACATTTTGGGTGCAAAGTGATATCAAAGATGTATTAGAGCTTTACTGGATACTATCCCAGCTTACTCCAATGGGATTAGTAGAGAGAGCACACGCATATAAAGATAAGGTTGCTAAAGGATTAGAGGCACATCACGGGCTGTTTAGTTATCCAGTGTTAATGGCTGCTGATATATTGCTATTTAATGCTCAAAAAGTTCCAGTAGGCAAAGATCAAATTCAGCATGTAGAGATAGCTAGAGATTTAGCACTTAAATTCAATAACGCTTATGGGGAAATTTTTACTCTACCCCAAGCGCAAGTTGCTCAAAATGTGGCTACCGTACCAGGTACAGATGGAGCTAAAATGAGTAAAAGTTATAAAAATACAATTGATATATTTAGCGATGCTAAAACACTAAAAAAACAGTGCAGCTCAATTGTAACTAACAGCACGCCTTTAGAGGAGCCAAAAGATTGGCAAAATTGCAATATATATGCAATTGCCAAACTATTTTTAAATGAACAAGAACAAGCAAATTTACAAGATAGATATAGCAAAGGCGGTGAAGGTTATGGCCATTTTAAAATGTATTTAAATGAACTGACATGGAACTATTTTGCCCCTGCTAGAGAAAAATTTCAATACTATATGAATAATCAAAATGAAATTATAGATATACTACATCACGGTGCTAAAAAGGCCAAAAAAACCTCTGATGAGATCATGGCAAAAGTAAGAGATGCTGTAGGAATTTATTAA
- the flgN gene encoding flagellar export chaperone FlgN — MVKHYLDEAISELQELISITKQDIQNIQKADHSCVDEHTKKKNELVRKFEKTKSQLDSELIKLAQANSGTDLASVLSDEIKDKLGELRESLEILQKVNKEYAKSVVVVKEFYDSLLKAMLGVQNGVSTYGDGKNSSLADAEKLLKLRV; from the coding sequence ATGGTAAAACACTATCTAGACGAAGCAATATCAGAGCTTCAAGAATTAATCTCAATAACAAAACAAGATATACAAAATATACAAAAAGCTGATCACTCTTGTGTAGATGAACATACGAAAAAAAAGAACGAATTAGTACGCAAATTTGAAAAGACAAAATCTCAGCTAGATAGCGAATTAATCAAACTCGCACAAGCCAATAGTGGAACAGATCTTGCTAGTGTATTATCAGATGAGATAAAAGATAAGCTAGGCGAATTAAGGGAGTCTTTAGAGATTTTACAAAAGGTCAATAAAGAGTATGCCAAATCCGTAGTGGTAGTTAAAGAATTTTATGATTCGCTACTAAAGGCAATGCTAGGAGTTCAAAATGGAGTTAGCACATATGGAGATGGTAAAAACTCTAGCTTAGCAGATGCGGAAAAACTACTTAAATTAAGGGTTTGA
- a CDS encoding shikimate kinase — protein MRQTYKNIILIGFMGVGKGSVARVLARKMGVFAIDGDDLIESFANKKIKKIFEDDGEAEFRKIEKNLAKFLEKSVNGAVISTGGGFYKVKNLNKIGTVIYLKSNFDKIIERIKSAPNADKKLAKRPLLSDLNKAKALHKERDEAYAKKADLIINVEDKTPQQVAAKIIKLLNRKHLKG, from the coding sequence GTGAGACAGACATATAAAAATATAATATTAATAGGATTTATGGGTGTTGGCAAAGGTAGCGTAGCTAGAGTTTTAGCACGCAAAATGGGAGTTTTTGCTATTGATGGAGATGATTTAATAGAGAGCTTTGCTAATAAAAAAATTAAAAAAATTTTTGAAGATGATGGCGAGGCTGAATTTAGAAAAATAGAAAAAAATTTAGCTAAATTTCTAGAAAAATCGGTAAATGGAGCAGTAATTTCTACTGGTGGTGGATTTTATAAGGTTAAAAATTTAAATAAAATCGGCACCGTAATATATCTAAAATCAAATTTTGATAAGATAATAGAACGCATAAAATCTGCTCCAAATGCAGATAAAAAACTAGCCAAAAGACCACTTCTAAGCGACTTAAATAAAGCCAAAGCCTTGCATAAAGAGCGCGATGAAGCATATGCTAAAAAAGCTGATCTTATCATAAATGTAGAGGATAAAACTCCACAGCAAGTAGCTGCTAAAATCATTAAACTACTAAATCGCAAACATCTAAAAGGATAA
- a CDS encoding rod-binding protein: MRVDTSAALNAYNASSTQNLGKIKPVDDVALKEQTDAFEAFLVKEVLDIALKNENPLFPEDPGDKIYNSMYNDAMSRALSGGFGFSQMLYDFLKERA, translated from the coding sequence ATGAGAGTAGATACAAGTGCAGCATTAAATGCATATAATGCATCAAGCACGCAAAATCTAGGTAAGATAAAACCAGTAGATGATGTAGCATTAAAAGAGCAAACTGATGCTTTTGAGGCATTTTTAGTCAAAGAGGTTTTAGATATTGCTTTAAAAAATGAAAATCCACTATTTCCTGAAGATCCAGGTGATAAGATTTATAACTCAATGTATAACGATGCTATGAGTAGAGCATTAAGTGGTGGATTTGGATTTTCGCAAATGTTGTATGATTTTTTAAAAGAGAGAGCCTAA
- the flgK gene encoding flagellar hook-associated protein FlgK: MGIFDSLYTGVSGLNAAQIQIQVTGQNITNVNSDYYTRQRVVQSAAYPLHTTPGDIGLGTKVDTIIRIHDEFTFTKLKNASSNKESTAYKEQVLKEIAQRFPDLQDTGLLNDIQNYYQAWNDFASHSYESSQKTNLLNITTTLTNRINDTAYQLKNIHTNINEDIVLAVEEINRIGQQIADINKQIQSVETKGGSVNANDLRDKRDQLESTMANLVNISTFKNDIMSDSRYGGSMTDQGKDYTLAIDGVTIIEGTNFHPLKLDTQASIDGFATIYYELNDETRIEMTNKISNGKLGAMLDMRGRNLDGEGNFVDGTITDFRNNLDTFAQTMIVNTNNIYALAAQDSMHSQDLKDMDESMTLQNYSSYVKDGSFKVNIYNATGQVVATKEIKIDASTTMNDTRQGNSIVAQFNSNTDDDGNHNLNDDLDDYFEAIYTYDEKTGMGHLGFLPKQAEGEYTISIEDNGTNFAGVFGMSQFFEGNKAANMQVEQSLRADSSKIKGNKAPIDGDNAMANEMIQLQTKQVDFINKDGSIKNESITGYYRYLTSDIASRTESVIALNSTNQSLYASVYSEHQSISGVNMDEELSNLIRFQSSYGAAAKIITTVDQMLNSLLSIKQ, encoded by the coding sequence ATGGGAATTTTTGATTCTTTATATACTGGTGTAAGTGGGCTAAATGCAGCTCAAATTCAAATTCAAGTAACAGGTCAAAATATCACTAATGTAAATAGCGACTACTATACACGCCAAAGAGTAGTCCAATCAGCAGCCTATCCGCTTCATACTACTCCTGGTGATATAGGGCTTGGTACAAAAGTTGATACTATTATTAGAATTCATGATGAATTTACATTTACTAAGCTTAAAAACGCCTCTTCAAATAAAGAGAGTACAGCTTATAAAGAGCAGGTTTTAAAAGAGATAGCACAGAGATTTCCAGATTTGCAAGATACTGGACTTTTAAATGATATACAAAACTACTATCAAGCGTGGAACGACTTTGCTTCTCACTCATATGAGTCTAGCCAAAAGACAAATTTACTCAATATCACTACAACGCTAACAAATAGGATAAATGATACAGCCTATCAGTTAAAAAATATCCATACAAATATAAATGAAGATATCGTCTTAGCCGTAGAAGAGATAAATCGCATAGGCCAGCAAATAGCAGATATAAATAAGCAAATTCAATCAGTAGAGACTAAAGGCGGTTCAGTAAATGCTAATGATCTAAGAGATAAGCGTGATCAGTTAGAATCTACTATGGCAAATTTAGTAAATATCTCAACATTTAAAAACGATATAATGTCTGATAGTAGATATGGTGGAAGTATGACTGACCAAGGTAAGGATTATACTCTTGCTATTGATGGTGTTACTATAATAGAAGGGACAAACTTTCATCCATTAAAGCTAGATACTCAAGCCTCAATAGATGGATTTGCTACTATCTATTATGAGTTAAATGATGAGACTAGGATAGAGATGACAAACAAAATTAGCAATGGTAAGCTAGGTGCAATGCTTGATATGCGTGGTAGAAATCTTGATGGCGAGGGTAATTTTGTAGATGGGACTATAACAGATTTTAGAAATAATCTTGATACATTTGCCCAAACTATGATAGTAAATACCAATAACATCTACGCTTTAGCAGCACAAGACTCTATGCATAGTCAAGATCTAAAGGATATGGATGAGAGTATGACGCTACAAAATTATAGCTCATATGTTAAAGATGGAAGCTTTAAGGTAAATATCTATAATGCAACAGGCCAGGTAGTAGCAACTAAAGAGATAAAAATAGATGCATCTACTACTATGAATGATACAAGACAAGGCAATTCAATTGTAGCGCAATTTAATTCAAATACTGATGATGATGGAAATCATAATTTAAATGACGACCTTGATGATTATTTTGAAGCTATATATACATATGATGAAAAGACCGGTATGGGGCATTTAGGATTTTTGCCAAAGCAAGCTGAGGGTGAATATACTATATCTATTGAAGATAATGGGACAAACTTTGCTGGTGTTTTTGGAATGAGTCAGTTCTTTGAAGGTAATAAGGCTGCAAATATGCAAGTTGAACAAAGCCTAAGAGCTGATAGTTCAAAAATCAAAGGTAATAAAGCTCCAATAGATGGCGATAATGCTATGGCAAATGAGATGATACAGCTCCAAACTAAGCAAGTAGATTTTATAAACAAAGATGGAAGTATAAAAAATGAGAGTATTACTGGTTATTATAGATATTTAACTTCAGATATAGCTAGTAGAACTGAATCTGTCATTGCTTTAAATTCTACCAATCAATCTTTATATGCAAGTGTATATAGCGAACATCAAAGCATTAGCGGTGTAAATATGGATGAAGAGTTATCAAATTTGATTCGCTTTCAAAGTAGCTATGGAGCAGCTGCTAAGATCATAACTACAGTAGATCAGATGCTTAATTCACTTTTGAGTATTAAACAGTAA
- a CDS encoding glutamate-5-semialdehyde dehydrogenase, with translation MEERLKKLKKATKKLQILNQNQRADLILNIASAIEQNMAKIIKANLIDLQNAKDLSPALQDRLKLDEARIKSLADGIRDIAMLKDPIGKIHDGWSAKSGLKIEKISVPLGVIAMIYESRPNVTAEVAALAIKSANGCALKGGKEAINSNLALANIIKDSLGEYGGCIEYFDISRDEVKNLIKMDRYLDLVVPRGGEGLVKFVSSNASVPVLKHDKGVCHIYVHQDANIQKALNICINAKCSRPGVCNAAESILVDEMIADEFLPLLKSELDKFNVIIHGCDKSKQIIKCQSADELSYYNEYLDFELNLKIVSGFDEALSHIDEYSSGHSEAIISDNYSVCEMFLSLVDSACVYANASTRFSDGGEFGFGAEVGISTCKMHARGPVGVDELTTYKYIIRGDGQTR, from the coding sequence ATGGAAGAAAGACTAAAAAAGCTAAAAAAAGCTACTAAAAAATTACAAATTTTAAATCAAAATCAAAGAGCGGATTTAATCTTAAATATAGCTAGCGCAATAGAGCAAAATATGGCTAAAATTATAAAAGCTAATTTAATAGATTTACAAAATGCTAAGGATTTAAGTCCAGCTTTGCAAGATAGATTAAAGCTAGATGAAGCGCGTATAAAGTCTCTTGCAGATGGTATTAGAGATATAGCTATGCTAAAAGATCCAATTGGTAAAATTCACGATGGTTGGAGTGCTAAAAGTGGTCTAAAGATAGAAAAGATTAGCGTTCCACTTGGCGTGATTGCTATGATATATGAGTCTAGACCAAATGTAACAGCTGAAGTAGCTGCTCTTGCTATTAAAAGTGCTAATGGCTGTGCGTTAAAAGGTGGTAAAGAGGCTATAAACTCAAATTTAGCCCTTGCAAATATAATCAAAGATAGCTTAGGCGAATATGGTGGCTGTATAGAGTATTTTGATATTAGTAGAGATGAGGTAAAAAATCTCATTAAAATGGATAGATATCTAGATCTTGTAGTGCCTAGAGGAGGTGAAGGGTTGGTTAAGTTTGTTAGCTCTAATGCCTCTGTGCCAGTGCTAAAGCATGATAAAGGTGTATGCCATATCTATGTACATCAAGATGCCAATATCCAAAAAGCTCTAAATATATGCATAAATGCTAAATGCTCACGACCCGGAGTTTGTAATGCTGCTGAGAGTATTTTAGTAGATGAGATGATAGCTGATGAGTTTTTGCCGTTGTTAAAAAGTGAATTGGATAAATTTAATGTAATAATCCATGGATGTGATAAATCTAAACAGATAATAAAGTGCCAAAGTGCAGATGAGCTTAGTTATTATAATGAGTATTTGGATTTTGAGTTAAATTTAAAGATAGTAAGTGGATTTGATGAGGCCTTAAGTCATATAGATGAGTATAGTAGTGGTCATAGCGAAGCTATAATAAGTGATAATTATAGTGTATGCGAGATGTTTTTAAGCTTGGTTGATAGTGCTTGTGTATATGCTAATGCCTCAACTAGATTTAGCGATGGCGGAGAGTTTGGCTTTGGTGCTGAAGTTGGCATAAGTACTTGTAAAATGCATGCTCGTGGCCCTGTGGGTGTAGATGAATTAACTACATATAAATATATTATTAGAGGTGATGGGCAGACTAGATAG